Part of the Bryobacteraceae bacterium genome is shown below.
GGGGCAAGGCGAACTGCGCATCATGCCATGTGGGTCCGAACCTGACCGATGAGCGGTTTCACAATACGGGGATCCCGGGCGCGGACGCGGGCAGGGAAGCGGCGACACATCAGGAGGGGGATCGGGGGGCGTTCAAGACGCCCACGCTGCGCCAGGTGGCCGGTCGTGGTCCGTATATGCACGACGGAAGCCTAGCGACACTGCGGGACGTTATCGACCACTACGATCGCGGCGGGCGACCGAAGCAGGGGGCGGCCGCAAAGATCGATGCGTCGCGGCTGGATCCGGAGATGGGGGAACTGCATCTCTCCGATGGTGAGAGACACGCGCTCGAAGCGTTTCTGGGCGCGCTCGACGGAGTGGTGAAGGAAGGATTCCGCTAGAACATTCTATGGGCAAACCGGTTCGCGAATCGCAGTCGGTGTACACGGAGTTCACGCTACCCAACGACGCCAATTCGCTGGGGACGCTGTTCGGCGGCAAACTGATGCAGTTCGTCGACCTGGCTGCGGCGCTGGCGGCGTCGCGGCATGCGCGGTGTCCCGTAGTGACCGCTTCGATCGACCAGATGACGTTCCTCCGGCCGGTGGAGATCGGGCAGTTGGTGGTGCTGCGGTCCAGCGTGAACCGCGTCTTCCGGACTTCGATGGAGGTGGGCGTGCGCGTTTCGGTAGAGGATCTGCAGACCGGAGAAGTATCGCACGTGTCGTCGGCCTACTTGACCTTCGTGGCGCTCGACAAGGACCGGCGCCGCGTGGAGATCGAGCCGGTGATTCCAGAGACCGAGGAGGAGAGGCGGCGGTACGAGGAAGCCGGGGAACGGCGGGCTTACCGCCTGCAGACCCGGCAGCGGGTGATGGCGCGAGCGGGAGGAACCGGCGGGCCGGCGTAGTCCTGGGCTAGCCCACGCCGAGCCCGCATATCTCACCGGCTTTCTGCTGCGACGCGCGATAGGGCCGTGTCTACATCGTTGCGCTTGCTCACCGTGCTCAACAGACTGTTCAAGCACTTTCCGCCGGAGGGCAGGCTACAATGGGAGCTTCGGGCGCGTAGCTCAGTTGGTTAGAGCACTTCCCTTACAAGGAAGGGGTCCGGGGTTCGAGTCCCTGCGCGCCCACCACCGTCAGTCCGCGATCCCCGCCTTCTTGCGCGCCGCGTCGATTTCTTTGAATCGGCGAACCGCCGGGTCGATCTCCAGCGACCGTGCCGCTCCGTCCCCGCCCGAAGTCGCCTGAGCCCCCCAGTGATACCAGAGGCGGGTCGCCGCATCGCGGAGCCATGCGTACACCGGACCCGGCTGCGCGCAATGCGCGACCGCGGCCAGTCCTAACTCCCCAGCCAGCCACGACGCTCGGTCCCCAAGTTTCAGAACCTCGCCGACCTGGGCTTGCGCCTCGTCCCAACGCCCCGCGGCGGCCAGAGCCCAAACGTTGTCGGACGCGGCGACCTCCTGCCCGGCTGCGGGAAACACACGCTTCGCCGCGGGCGGCCTTGGTTCCGCCGACCGCAACACGAAGCCAGACGAGGTAACGGGTATTGGTCGCGACGGCGGCTCCGGCTCGCCTTCCGAAAAGAAATCCCGCATGCGCGTCGACGCCAGGAACCGCATCGCTTCCCGACCCGGTGGTTCGCCGCGCTCCCATTCCACGGTCAACACGAGCGTCTTCCAATCCATCGTCAGGTGACGGATCGTGCCCGCCGCACCGGCCGGAATGCGGACACCGTCCGGCCCCTCGTAGTCCCGCAATAGCGTGACGCGCAGGTCCGCGCGTAGGTGATCCGCCGTTACCGCCATGTGGGTCAGCGCGAAGCGACTGGGTCTTTGTTCGCCTTGGCGGCCTTTCGACGGCTTGGCCAACCCGGCTTGACGGCCTGGCGAGCGCGCCCCAGCGCGAGGCTATCGTCCGGCACCGCGTCGGTAATTACCGATCCGGCCGCCACATAGCTCCCCTCGCCGACCTCGATCGGCGCCACGAGCGTCGCATTGCTGCCAATGAACGCCCCTTTGCCGATCCGCGTTTTGTGCTTCGCCGCGCCATCGTAGTTGCAGGTGATTGTCCCGGCGCCGATGTTGACCCCAGGGCCAATCTCGGAATCGCCGAGGTACGCCAGATGATTCGCCTTCGACCCCAATCCGAGCCGGGTCTTCTTCAATTCCACGAAGTTGCCGATGTGCGCTCCCGCCTCCACGTCGGACTCCATTCGAAGCCGGGAGAACGGACCGACGCGCGCATCACGCCCGACGCGAGATGCCCCGATCAGCGTAAACGAATCCACCATCACGGCGTCCTCGAGCACTGAGTCCCGAATCACCGAACCCGACCCGATCCGGCAGTCCTCGCCGATCGCGGTCCGCCCGAGAATCCGCGCGAATGGCTCCACCACCGTATCGCGCCCGATCGTCACGTCCTGGTCGATGGCCACCGTCTCCGGCTGTTCGATCGTCACTCCGTCGAGCATCAACTGCCGCACTTTGCGCGCCCGGAAAAGCCGGTCAACCTCGGCCAGTTCCACCCGCGTATTGATGCCGAGCAACTCACTGGCATCTTTCAAAACCATTGGCGCCACCGCGTGCCCGTGCGACCGCAGAATCTCCACCATGTCGG
Proteins encoded:
- the glmU gene encoding bifunctional UDP-N-acetylglucosamine diphosphorylase/glucosamine-1-phosphate N-acetyltransferase GlmU, with translation MSQRVSVAILAAGLGTRMKSKQAKVLHRAGGLSLVEHVVRAAQSVAAAEDIVAVVGHQAQQVQDTLAPYGVRFAEQREQKGTGHALAMCRQQLESASGWVVVLYGDCPLLKAETVLELVRRTSSAGLAATLITTILDDPHGYGRIVRDEAGNVTAIVEEKAASDAQRMIREINSGIYCFRADLLWKHLGEIAPNAASGEIYLTDMVEILRSHGHAVAPMVLKDASELLGINTRVELAEVDRLFRARKVRQLMLDGVTIEQPETVAIDQDVTIGRDTVVEPFARILGRTAIGEDCRIGSGSVIRDSVLEDAVMVDSFTLIGASRVGRDARVGPFSRLRMESDVEAGAHIGNFVELKKTRLGLGSKANHLAYLGDSEIGPGVNIGAGTITCNYDGAAKHKTRIGKGAFIGSNATLVAPIEVGEGSYVAAGSVITDAVPDDSLALGRARQAVKPGWPSRRKAAKANKDPVASR
- a CDS encoding acyl-CoA thioesterase, with protein sequence MGKPVRESQSVYTEFTLPNDANSLGTLFGGKLMQFVDLAAALAASRHARCPVVTASIDQMTFLRPVEIGQLVVLRSSVNRVFRTSMEVGVRVSVEDLQTGEVSHVSSAYLTFVALDKDRRRVEIEPVIPETEEERRRYEEAGERRAYRLQTRQRVMARAGGTGGPA